Proteins found in one Triticum aestivum cultivar Chinese Spring chromosome 4D, IWGSC CS RefSeq v2.1, whole genome shotgun sequence genomic segment:
- the LOC123097036 gene encoding MIP18 family protein F45G2.10-like: protein MHERPEHIVHPAHAALDALDVFDTVQDIKDPEHPYSLEQIRCVLSQESASVSQITFTPTVQHCSMATVIGLCLRLKLMQNPLDTGMWTQPRPQLYGNQDGDSVDGILRRPASFPDHAHDLHPAAPAPALLNFAPVELL from the exons ATGCACGAGCGGCCGGAGCACATAGTCCACCCCGCGCATGCGGCGCTCGACGCGCTCGACGTCTTCG ATACGGTGCAGGACATCAAGGACCCGGAGCACCCCTACTCACTGGAGCAGATACGGTGTGTGCTCTCCCAGGAGTCTGCCTCCGTCTCCCA GATAACCTTCACCCCGACTGTGCAGCACTGCAGTATGGCTACGGTGATTGGCCTGTGCCTCAGGCTTAAGTTGATGCAAAACCC GCTGGATACAGGCATGTGGACACAGCCACGGCCACAGCTCTACGGCAACCAAGACGGCGACAGCGTCGACGGGATCCTCAGACGACCTGCGTCCTTCCCCGACCACGCCCACGACCTGCATCCAGCTGCTCCTGCCCCGGCCCTCCTCAACTTCGCTCCTGTTGAGCTGCTATAG